Genomic segment of Iocasia fonsfrigidae:
TTGTAAGTATATTTCCTTACAATAGGTTTATAATTTTTCCAGGTTTAAACAAATACTTATCTATTCCTGTTTCCCAAAGAGTCCATTCATGGGAATTTTCTGGGATAAACTCTCCCAGCATGAAGACCTACAGTCTTTTATTTAAACAAACTAAAAATATGGATCCAAGTGATGTAAAACAAATCATCAGAATGATTAAGGCTATGATAGATAATGATTATCCTAGTGAAGAATAGAGAAACTCTATTCCAGGGGTTTTTACTTATACTTTGACCGTAATGTTGATTTTAAATTTACATATCGCACATTATATAGTATAATATAATAAAGATTGTGCATAATATGTTTTTAAGGAGGTATACTTGTGTTACAAATAAGTTCTACAGAGTTTAAAAGGAATTTAGGTAAATATTTATCACTTGTCAGCAAAGAAGATATTATTATTACTCGTAATGGTACCCCCATCGCTCAAGTCAGCATTCCTAAAAATGAAGAAGTAAGTTTAGTAAGCCAACTTACTGGCATTATACCTAATGATGGTTACACCACTGAAGATGCAAGGAAGGAGCGGCTAATAAAATATGAAGATAGTCATTGATAATAATGTTATTTTAGATGTTTTCCAAAACAGAGAACCCTTTGTTAAATCTTCCTCCAAAGTCTTGCGTTTAGTGGAAACAAAACAAATTAGAGGCTATATAACTGCCAATTCAGTAACAGATATCTATTATGTTTTAAATAGGGGATTAAAAAACAAGCAAAAGTTATATTCTATCATGGAAATACTCTTAAAACTTGTCGATATTATAGATGTCACCGCAAGGGACATTTATAAAGCATTTCATCCTGAAGTTATTGATTTTGAAGATGAATTAATCTATGTCTGTGCTGAACGTGCTAATATAGATTATATCATCACCCGAAATAAAAAAGATTTTACAAACTCCACCATAACAGTTATAACTCCTGAAGAATTTTTAACATCATTTTTTAAAAAATTTTAGCTTATTCTACGGACATTTTGGACCAGTAGTATTTCTAACTGACCATCACCATCCAGGTCACCAAACCTGATACTCTTCCCTGTACCAAAACCAGGAATCTCCAGTCTGTACCATAAAACTAGCCGGGGTAATCCAGCCCTTTCCTCTACCAGCTTTTCTTGCTTTTCTCTCTTCTACTTAATAAATAATTAGTATTTCTCTGCTTCCATACTAAGCTCTACCCAATCATAACGAACCGGGGCATTTGCTGCCAGGGCAATTTTACCCTTAGTATAAACGCTTATCCCTGACTACTAATTCCCTATCGGCAAGCAAAACCCTTAAATAATCACAGTACTATCTCTCCATTCTCATCCCTAATATTTAATTTATCTGCAAGCTCTTTTCAAAGTAAGATAAAATTTTAACCCTATCCCAAGAGTTTCCACTGGAATAGGGTTATACTCTTTTACTGACGTTACTTTTATAATAAAATAGTTTTACAGGTGTTAATAATATTATTAACTGATAAACCATATTGTTTTAGCAGTTGCTCTGGTTTGCCTGATTTACCAAATTTATCATTTATTCCTATGCGAGCAAATTTTATTGATGATTTTCCTGCTATAACTTCAGCAATAGCGGAACCAAGTCCACCGATAATAGAATGCTCCTCAACAGAAACCAGGGCCTTGCACTTATTAGCCATTTCTAAAATACATTCTTCATCAATGGGTTTTATGGTGTGAAAATTAACAACAGCTGTAGAAATATGCTGATTTTCTAATTCCTTAGCAGCTTCAAGGGCTTTACTTACCATAATACCAGTTGTTAATAAGGCAATATCAGATCCTTCTTTTAATATATTTGCTTTACCTGGGATATACGGCGTCATCTCATCTGTGATATTTTTACAAATAGGTCTA
This window contains:
- a CDS encoding type II toxin-antitoxin system Phd/YefM family antitoxin yields the protein MLQISSTEFKRNLGKYLSLVSKEDIIITRNGTPIAQVSIPKNEEVSLVSQLTGIIPNDGYTTEDARKERLIKYEDSH
- a CDS encoding PIN domain-containing protein — translated: MKIVIDNNVILDVFQNREPFVKSSSKVLRLVETKQIRGYITANSVTDIYYVLNRGLKNKQKLYSIMEILLKLVDIIDVTARDIYKAFHPEVIDFEDELIYVCAERANIDYIITRNKKDFTNSTITVITPEEFLTSFFKKF